A single genomic interval of Spinacia oleracea cultivar Varoflay chromosome 6, BTI_SOV_V1, whole genome shotgun sequence harbors:
- the LOC110785853 gene encoding protein HOTHEAD, with amino-acid sequence MASHFFFLCLLVFFFFFFSSSSFVSATSSSQDTKETSEHKYPFIRRASTFSSSSSSSSSSSPSYGGKSSTSSGGYDYIIIGGGTAGCPLATTLSQHFNVLLLERGGVPFDNFNVSYMQNFHISLADNSSNSAAQLFISTDGVFNSRAKVLGGGTCINAGFYTRASSSYVKRAGWDPKLVNESYPWVEKQIVQRPKLAPWQKAVRDALLDVGVSPFNGFTFDHKYGTKVGGTIFEENGRRHTAAELLASANPLNLDVLIHATVQKITFNTTGKRPKAVGVIFKDENGKQHEAFLSKRRGSEMIVSSGAIGSPQLLLLSGIGPKQDLKKLNIPLIYDNKYVGEGMQDNPMNTIFVPLKNHVEQSLIQTVGITKKGVYIEASSGFGQAEDSIHCHHGLASAEIGQLSTVPPKRRTQEAIQAYKDRKQDLPFEAFKGGFILEKIAAPKSKGQLKLIDTNVDNNPAVTFNYFSHPQDLRRCVEGIQIMESLIKSAHFMNNTGCDEETTQKLLNMSVKANINLIPKQTNDTKSLEQFCKDTVITIWHYHGGCHVGKVVNHDYRVLGVDRLRVIDGSTFRISPGTNPQATVMMMGRYMGIKILKGRLGRGAKIV; translated from the exons ATGGCCTCTCATTTCTTCTTCCTTTGTCTCCttgtcttcttcttcttcttcttctcctctaGCTCCTTTGTCTCTGCTACTTCTTCTTCTCAAG ATACAAAAGAAACCTCAGAGCACAAGTACCCGTTCATAAGACGGGCGAGCACattttcatcatcatcatcatcgtcgtcGTCGTCATCGCCATCGTACGGTGGAAAATCGTCGACATCATCGGGAGGGTACGACTACATTATCATCGGGGGTGGCACGGCAGGGTGTCCATTGGCAACAACCCTTTCACAACACTTTAATGTATTACTTTTAGAAAGAGGAGGTGTACCCTTTGACAACTTTAATGTGAGTTATATGCAAAATTTCCACATATCATTGGCTGACAACTCATCAAACTCTGCTGCTCAACTCTTTATTTCTACGGATGGAGTTTTCAATTCAAGGGCTAAGGTTTTAGGGGGTGGCACTTGTATTAATGCTGGTTTCTATACTAGGGCTAGCTCCAG TTATGTAAAAAGGGCAGGTTGGGATCCGAAGCTAGTGAATGAATCCTACCCTTGGGTAGAGAAACAGATAGTGCAAAGGCCTAAGCTTGCACCTTGGCAAAAAGCAGTTAGGGATGCCCTCTTGGATGTTGGTGTGTCACCCTTCAATGGATTCACCTTTGATCATAAATATGGAACCAAGGTCGGTGGCACTATTTTCGAGGAGAATGGCCGCCGCCACACCGCCGCTGAGCTCTTGGCTTCCGCCAACCCCCTAAATCTCGACGTTCTCATCCATGCAACCGTCCAGAAAATCACTTTTAACACTACAG GAAAAAGGCCAAAGGCGGTAGGGGTGATATTCAAAGATGAAAATGGGAAACAACATGAAGCATTTTTATCAAAAAGAAGAGGAAGTGAGATGATTGTGTCAAGTGGAGCAATTGGGAGTCCACAATTACTTCTTCTAAGTGGTATTGGAcccaaacaagaccttaaaaAGTTGAACATTCCTCTAATTTATGACAACAAGTATGTAGGAGAAGGCATGCAAGATAACCCCATGAACACAATTTTCGTTCCTTTAAAGAATCACGTAGAGCAGTCATTGATTCAAACAGTTGGGATAACAAAGAAGGGAGTGTACATTGAAGCTAGCAGTGGGTTCGGCCAGGCGGAAGACAGCATCCACTGCCACCATGGTCTTGCCTCCGCCGAG ATTGGTCAACTCTCAACAGTTCCACCAAAGCGAAGAACACAAGAAGCAATCCAAGCCTACAAAGACAGGAAACAAGACTTACCCTTTGAGGCATTCAAAGGTGGTTTCATCCTAGAGAAGATAGCTGCACCCAAGTCCAAGGGCCAGCTTAAACTCATCGACACTAACGTCGACAACAACCCCGCGGTGACCTTTAACTACTTCAGCCACCCCCAAGATTTACGACGCTGTGTGGAGGGCATTCAGATAATGGAAAGCTTAATAAAATCTGCACACTTCATGAACAACACAGGGTGTGATGAGGAAACTACTCAAAAATTGCTTAACATGAGTGTTAAGGCCAACATTAATCTCATCCCTAAGCAAACCAATGACACTAAGTCTTTAGAGCAGTTTTGCAAGGATACTGTGATTACCATTTGGCATTACCATGGAGGGTGCCATGTTGGCAAAGTGGTGAACCACGACTACCGAGTTCTCGGTGTTGATAGGCTCCGAGTTATTGATGGATCCACCTTTCGGATATCCCCTGGAACCAATCCTCAAGCAACTGTCATGATGATGGGAAG GTACATGGGAATCAAGATCTTAAAGGGAAGATTAGGACGAGGAGCTAAAATTGTATAG
- the LOC110785854 gene encoding photosystem I reaction center subunit psaK, chloroplastic, producing MASVMMTSLPQFTGLRSQQASFPVKSLSAGLPLRGKGKGALGARCGDFIGSSTNLIMVTSTTLMLFAGRFGLAPSANRKSTAGLRLEVRDSGLQTGDPAGFTLADTLACGSFGHIIGVGVVLGLKNIGAI from the exons ATGGCATCAGTTATGATGACTTCTCTCCCACAGTTCACTGGGCTTAGATCTCAGCAGGCTTCTTTCCCTGTCAAAAGCTTG TCAGCAGGTCTGCCATTGAGGGGCAAAGGGAAGGGAGCTTTGGGTGCACGATGTGGCGATTTCATTGGCTCATCCACTAACTTG ATAATGGTGACTTCAACAACCCTAATGTTGTTTGCTGGACGATTCGGGCTAGCTCCGTCAGCCAATAGAAAGTCGACAGCGGGTTTGAGATTGGAAGTAAGAGACTCAGGATTACAAACTGGTGACCCAGCTGGTTTTACACTTGCGGACACCCTTGCTTGTGGTTCATTTGGTCACATTATTGGTGTTGGTGTTGTACTTGGCCTCAAGAACATTGGAGCTATTTAA